A DNA window from Dehalococcoidia bacterium contains the following coding sequences:
- a CDS encoding glycosyltransferase family 9 protein translates to MIEGIKKYAVVEAESECFIGEGKRQIHLQKGDKFIMDAGLVPATLQAKHAVIDERGVLLCRHCLRPAGLLPKLCDRVVTRLGQMHKRVLILRYGGLGDVLMMAELAAHLTNAGHEVGIACDAGYADVLEYMPHLVARHAVPMLLKELERYDAVLVWDECERDIHWLGDVRLAGVDIWARVTWLPLPLSLLDNVVLTLPAEKIQTHRDKLKTLWDDYKPLCVIQAGGSTISKTPPPTEIAAMCIGLAKDYHVMLTLSEELVGRYQRLPKDTVDAMKAAGVQVSSSRSLGGVTDWLCLLACADLIIAPDSAALHAARLLDIQSIGLFCPTDGKQWHGRPARIRHIEGVCSIHPCFGPDMEHLSMPCLCPDKLGYAQGFAGMATKVIEKARGLA, encoded by the coding sequence ATGATTGAGGGAATAAAGAAATATGCGGTGGTGGAGGCTGAATCGGAGTGTTTTATCGGCGAAGGAAAGCGCCAGATTCACCTGCAGAAAGGGGACAAGTTCATCATGGATGCCGGACTTGTGCCCGCCACATTGCAAGCCAAGCACGCGGTGATTGATGAACGGGGTGTGCTGCTTTGTCGGCATTGCCTGCGCCCGGCGGGGCTTTTGCCCAAGCTCTGCGACAGGGTGGTGACGCGGCTGGGGCAAATGCACAAGCGGGTTCTTATCCTGCGCTACGGTGGGCTGGGCGATGTGTTGATGATGGCGGAACTGGCGGCGCACTTAACCAATGCCGGGCATGAGGTGGGGATTGCCTGTGATGCTGGTTATGCTGATGTGCTGGAATATATGCCGCACCTGGTAGCGCGGCACGCGGTTCCCATGCTACTGAAGGAGCTTGAGAGGTATGATGCAGTGCTGGTATGGGATGAATGCGAGAGGGATATTCATTGGTTGGGTGATGTGCGGTTGGCTGGCGTGGATATATGGGCGCGTGTAACGTGGTTGCCCCTGCCCCTGTCGTTGCTGGATAATGTGGTGCTAACATTGCCCGCCGAGAAAATCCAGACACACCGTGACAAGCTAAAGACGCTGTGGGATGATTATAAACCGCTATGCGTAATTCAAGCGGGCGGCAGCACCATAAGCAAAACGCCCCCGCCAACGGAGATAGCCGCCATGTGCATAGGGCTGGCTAAAGATTACCATGTAATGCTGACTTTAAGTGAGGAGCTTGTCGGGAGATACCAACGACTGCCTAAAGATACCGTTGATGCCATGAAAGCGGCAGGGGTGCAGGTATCCAGCAGCAGGTCATTGGGCGGCGTTACTGATTGGCTATGCTTGCTTGCTTGCGCTGATCTGATTATCGCTCCTGATAGCGCGGCTTTACATGCAGCAAGGTTGCTGGACATTCAATCCATCGGTTTATTTTGCCCCACTGACGGAAAGCAATGGCACGGACGCCCGGCGCGTATCCGTCATATTGAGGGCGTGTGTTCAATCCATCCCTGCTTTGGTCCCGACATGGAGCATTTATCCATGCCTTGCCTATGCCCGGATAAGCTGGGATATGCGCAGGGGTTCGCTGGTATGGCAACGAAGGTTATAGAGAAAGCAAGGGGGTTGGCGTGA
- a CDS encoding DUF935 family protein translates to MGTPQGIPIKWEKWRLNLANIMTGASDQWFSPVEGMEIRNPQRQHSDRPWGANQISFTTPLHLYEHLRRTEPILRDTSDAALRSLQGLEEEIIESSGDPEHKQHCEWLRKYLERYIPTQLGNGSGALKALLWDAVDYGRSDLTLSFINQGSMTLPSEIESVQSFAIKYVYLSQKARPYFNDSRYAPYGIPWEGEDVLSLRLGARDPWRPYGWGVISSCYRLLYIYNYVYALALEGMERHDLPWILAKVPLGAKDWANDIIDADTRVAGMIVGEVPVPEQSDPMMPSPMPDNPPDQYTLEFHEMSRTTSDIFQPWLAKMEAGISYAYTSQTLANMQTQSGAGSLAQSEVHAESQGRSEAGWVALMEPLFQQIVDRIWLHNYPGETPPQYHIITQPETEFDAPRLTAVLGVADQVAIEAKWLRKKIGAPEPQPGEELVKAAPKPAQPFGFTEGKRVVDGWDKFLIEQTDKQRRIAEGIIGAAKLYAVQVAKRVMPALRSGLDKLAATYRGPATTKEQINDKFQPLLDAIDSAKESGDLREVRKNGLDLVELTNRIYDASITGWLAGYKDNGNELWKRQYADQLIANYAKLAEQPQGITKIDVADDSLRSFLQALADGSARYGLADWAAASAAIRSRSLTFANQSARKIVDDLRLALYRAVDEGLTKEQFMAQLETAWSAAGIEPSSPAYLEMVFRTVTGQSYGQGQKALADSESVQDIVWGYQMVANPGLSVHHLYHYPEMHLFAAPKGHQAWVDGWNTTCDFNCACVRITVLNREAERNGWMGEQEPVKPYVGVPPGLPN, encoded by the coding sequence ATGGGAACTCCACAAGGCATACCAATCAAGTGGGAAAAGTGGCGGCTTAACCTTGCCAATATAATGACCGGCGCAAGTGACCAGTGGTTTTCGCCGGTTGAGGGCATGGAGATACGCAACCCCCAGCGTCAGCACTCCGATCGTCCCTGGGGTGCTAATCAAATCAGTTTCACCACACCACTGCATCTTTACGAACATTTACGCCGCACCGAACCGATATTACGGGATACTAGCGACGCTGCATTGCGTTCACTACAAGGGCTGGAGGAGGAGATAATAGAGTCCTCTGGTGACCCCGAGCATAAGCAGCACTGCGAATGGTTGCGCAAGTATTTGGAGCGCTACATCCCAACGCAACTCGGCAACGGTAGTGGAGCGCTAAAGGCGCTATTGTGGGATGCAGTGGATTATGGGCGTTCTGATTTGACGCTATCATTCATCAATCAAGGCAGCATGACCTTACCGAGTGAGATTGAATCGGTGCAGTCCTTTGCTATCAAGTATGTCTATTTAAGCCAAAAGGCGCGACCGTATTTCAACGATTCCCGTTATGCGCCTTACGGTATTCCGTGGGAAGGTGAGGATGTTCTATCGTTGCGGCTTGGTGCCCGTGACCCCTGGCGTCCGTATGGTTGGGGTGTAATCTCAAGTTGCTATCGGCTGCTCTACATATACAACTATGTTTATGCGCTGGCACTTGAGGGCATGGAGCGCCACGACCTGCCCTGGATACTGGCAAAGGTGCCACTTGGGGCAAAGGACTGGGCGAATGACATAATTGATGCAGATACCCGCGTCGCCGGCATGATAGTTGGTGAAGTGCCGGTGCCGGAGCAATCCGATCCGATGATGCCCAGCCCCATGCCGGATAATCCACCGGATCAATATACGCTTGAGTTCCACGAGATGTCCCGCACTACCAGTGACATATTCCAACCCTGGCTCGCCAAGATGGAAGCGGGGATAAGTTACGCATATACCAGTCAAACCCTTGCCAACATGCAGACCCAAAGTGGTGCGGGTAGTCTTGCGCAATCAGAGGTTCATGCTGAATCACAGGGGCGCAGTGAGGCGGGCTGGGTGGCTTTGATGGAACCACTATTCCAGCAGATAGTTGACCGGATATGGCTGCATAATTATCCCGGCGAGACACCGCCACAGTATCACATTATCACGCAACCCGAGACCGAGTTTGACGCTCCCCGCCTAACTGCGGTATTGGGCGTCGCTGATCAGGTGGCGATAGAGGCAAAATGGCTGCGTAAAAAGATAGGAGCGCCGGAGCCGCAGCCGGGCGAGGAGCTTGTCAAGGCTGCCCCCAAACCAGCGCAACCCTTCGGTTTTACAGAGGGCAAGCGGGTGGTGGATGGCTGGGATAAGTTCTTAATAGAGCAAACCGATAAGCAGCGCCGCATAGCAGAGGGCATAATCGGCGCCGCCAAATTGTATGCGGTGCAGGTTGCAAAGCGAGTAATGCCTGCGCTGCGCTCTGGCTTGGATAAGCTGGCAGCGACCTATCGTGGACCAGCGACCACCAAAGAGCAGATAAATGATAAGTTTCAGCCTCTGCTTGACGCGATTGATAGTGCCAAAGAAAGCGGCGATTTGCGTGAGGTCAGGAAGAACGGGCTTGACCTGGTTGAACTGACCAACCGAATCTATGATGCCTCTATTACCGGCTGGCTGGCTGGCTATAAGGATAATGGCAATGAATTGTGGAAACGCCAATATGCAGACCAGCTCATTGCCAACTATGCCAAATTAGCCGAGCAGCCACAGGGCATTACAAAGATAGATGTTGCCGATGATTCCCTGCGTTCATTTTTGCAGGCATTGGCGGATGGCAGCGCCCGTTATGGCTTGGCGGACTGGGCTGCTGCATCGGCGGCAATACGCAGTCGCAGCCTTACATTTGCCAATCAGAGTGCGCGAAAGATAGTGGATGATTTGCGGCTGGCGCTATATCGTGCGGTGGATGAAGGGTTGACCAAAGAACAGTTTATGGCGCAACTTGAGACGGCGTGGTCAGCGGCAGGGATTGAGCCAAGCAGCCCAGCGTATCTTGAGATGGTGTTCCGCACGGTAACGGGGCAATCCTATGGGCAGGGGCAAAAGGCGCTTGCTGATAGCGAGTCGGTGCAGGATATTGTGTGGGGATACCAGATGGTTGCCAATCCCGGTCTATCGGTTCACCATCTCTATCACTACCCGGAGATGCACTTATTCGCAGCGCCAAAGGGGCATCAGGCATGGGTGGATGGTTGGAATACAACTTGTGACTTTAACTGCGCATGTGTGCGGATAACCGTGCTTAACCGGGAGGCAGAGCGTAATGGCTGGATGGGCGAACAGGAACCCGTCAAGCCGTATGTTGGCGTGCCACCCGGGTTGCCAAATTAA
- a CDS encoding VapE domain-containing protein, with translation MTTRYEGYRDADGRTLFVKVRKEASETGTGKKAFYPVDAETGKPLKSLLAEWKTTPYNLPGILAAIDDGKWIIVVEGEKKAEALIKIGLTATCLYQGAASKPGHFLDYAIPGSHWLIIPDCDTPGRKYARQVGDAIAGALGDIGECILWDINPKRSDKYDIYDWIQDKEKDGYYGEELANEVLQQAIDNGKQWAAPKPESTIKVSDFAPATSVADQNIPEHIKLVIDHATHNGIFHNGFLDALMRKANGKVSRLSERDLNTIWHTLPFTDESLKRAKASKDYFISILESEFCPSTNPVNDWLLGLSWDGGDHIAELATKLHTKHSPALVPSILRHWLAASIASITSEFIPQGMLILTGAQGIGKSTFLRHLCPPQLHDYYSETLPDLHNKDSFEALSDNFIINVSELASFQRADYNTLKGYLTLSKVKYRKAYGHYPISRPRRASFCGDTNDDRFLSDPTGNRRFWVIKLEPDNPLDDPIDELPPYCGDQVWAQALAQKDDILADNRGFIYEMLEHSEQFYQEPDILSAFLDLFDKPEGFASEIGIEYLSATEILAELHRVNPSIKGSAISLGKELARLGYDKAPPTRKNGEIKREWTVKRLPKKDVNARGDG, from the coding sequence ATGACCACTCGTTACGAGGGTTATCGTGACGCCGATGGACGCACCCTATTTGTCAAGGTGCGCAAAGAGGCAAGCGAAACTGGCACCGGCAAAAAAGCGTTTTACCCGGTGGATGCCGAGACAGGTAAACCACTCAAGTCATTGCTGGCTGAATGGAAAACAACGCCATATAATCTGCCCGGCATCCTTGCCGCTATTGACGATGGCAAATGGATAATAGTGGTGGAGGGCGAGAAGAAGGCAGAGGCGTTAATCAAGATTGGATTAACTGCAACCTGTTTATACCAGGGGGCGGCAAGCAAGCCCGGTCATTTTTTAGACTACGCCATACCTGGTTCCCACTGGCTTATTATCCCCGATTGCGATACACCCGGGCGCAAGTATGCTCGGCAAGTCGGCGATGCCATAGCGGGGGCGCTGGGTGATATTGGTGAGTGTATCTTGTGGGATATCAACCCCAAGCGATCCGACAAATACGACATATATGATTGGATACAGGATAAAGAAAAGGATGGTTACTACGGGGAAGAACTTGCCAATGAAGTATTACAGCAAGCGATAGATAATGGCAAGCAGTGGGCAGCGCCAAAACCCGAATCAACTATTAAGGTATCTGATTTTGCTCCCGCTACATCTGTTGCCGATCAAAACATCCCAGAACACATCAAACTCGTGATTGACCATGCCACTCACAACGGCATATTCCATAATGGATTCCTTGACGCTCTCATGCGTAAAGCCAATGGCAAGGTATCCCGCTTATCAGAGCGCGACCTTAATACCATCTGGCATACCCTGCCATTCACCGATGAATCATTAAAGCGCGCCAAAGCATCCAAAGACTATTTCATCAGCATACTTGAATCGGAATTCTGCCCATCCACCAACCCTGTGAATGACTGGCTATTAGGGTTAAGCTGGGATGGTGGTGACCATATAGCCGAACTCGCCACCAAATTACACACCAAACATTCACCGGCATTAGTGCCCAGTATCCTGCGCCACTGGCTTGCGGCATCCATCGCCTCCATTACATCAGAGTTCATTCCCCAGGGGATGCTCATATTGACCGGCGCCCAGGGCATCGGCAAATCAACATTCCTCCGCCATCTATGTCCGCCGCAACTCCACGACTATTACAGCGAAACATTGCCCGACTTACACAACAAAGATAGTTTTGAGGCGCTATCTGATAACTTTATCATCAACGTTTCCGAACTGGCATCATTCCAGCGCGCTGACTATAATACCCTCAAGGGTTATCTCACGCTATCCAAAGTCAAATACCGCAAGGCATACGGGCACTATCCTATTAGCCGCCCCCGCCGGGCATCATTCTGCGGTGACACCAATGATGATCGGTTTCTATCTGACCCTACCGGCAACCGCCGATTTTGGGTGATTAAGTTGGAACCCGACAATCCACTTGACGACCCTATAGATGAACTGCCCCCTTATTGCGGTGACCAGGTGTGGGCACAAGCGTTAGCCCAAAAGGATGATATACTCGCTGATAATCGTGGGTTCATTTATGAAATGCTTGAACACAGCGAACAATTCTACCAGGAGCCGGACATACTATCGGCTTTTCTTGACCTCTTTGATAAACCAGAGGGGTTCGCCAGCGAGATTGGAATTGAATACCTGTCCGCTACCGAGATACTTGCCGAGTTGCACCGAGTTAATCCCAGCATCAAGGGGAGCGCCATTTCACTCGGCAAAGAACTGGCACGGCTCGGATATGATAAGGCTCCACCTACCCGCAAAAACGGGGAAATCAAGCGGGAATGGACGGTTAAGAGATTACCGAAGAAAGATGTAAATGCAAGGGGAGATGGGTAA
- a CDS encoding helix-turn-helix domain-containing protein, with protein MAVYAGDVIKPPDCWDIYDIAKHFSVSISTVRRWISNGRLKPIKRHGSKDRLLFKIDYVRAYTPPPDKRFKK; from the coding sequence ATGGCGGTTTATGCAGGAGACGTTATCAAACCCCCTGATTGCTGGGATATTTACGATATTGCAAAACACTTCAGCGTCAGCATCAGCACGGTGAGGCGCTGGATTAGTAATGGCAGGTTAAAGCCAATCAAGCGGCATGGCAGCAAGGATAGGCTATTATTCAAGATTGATTATGTGCGGGCATACACCCCGCCACCCGACAAGCGATTCAAAAAATAG
- a CDS encoding glycosyltransferase — protein sequence MKILCVVPVYGQPVLTQMCLKSIAKYEPDLPVLVWDDGSPDETMVGRTLSGMVKKMPQLEVVTAEHRGIHGAWNGAVEYALGKYPDLGWIFLLGSDTELTQYKVLEGIANSLPHVGAIHAALYNYDSNGILRVQWSGSRDGQTIETHGLVLSGAVGYDECLESKPQPWVTHSAVLLNVKALKAVKAQRGFYYDDGYRIYCGDRDISYAMRELGYEVWSAANMAVMHYGGQSVATAHGNDRYVWERIDTARLYERWEKVIYSD from the coding sequence GTGAAAATCCTATGTGTAGTGCCCGTTTATGGGCAGCCGGTATTAACGCAGATGTGCCTTAAAAGCATTGCCAAGTATGAACCGGACTTGCCGGTATTGGTTTGGGATGATGGCAGCCCGGATGAAACGATGGTAGGTCGCACATTATCCGGCATGGTTAAAAAGATGCCGCAACTTGAGGTTGTTACAGCCGAGCATCGCGGGATACACGGCGCATGGAATGGTGCGGTTGAATATGCGTTGGGTAAATATCCTGATTTGGGGTGGATATTTTTGCTGGGCAGCGATACCGAATTGACCCAATATAAAGTGCTGGAAGGGATTGCCAATAGTTTGCCGCATGTCGGCGCTATCCATGCCGCGCTGTATAATTATGATTCAAATGGCATCCTGCGCGTGCAATGGAGTGGTAGCCGCGATGGTCAGACCATAGAGACGCATGGCTTGGTATTAAGTGGGGCGGTTGGTTATGATGAATGCCTTGAAAGCAAACCGCAGCCCTGGGTAACACATAGCGCGGTTCTATTGAATGTGAAGGCATTGAAGGCGGTCAAGGCGCAGCGGGGATTTTACTATGATGATGGATACCGCATATATTGTGGCGACCGGGATATAAGCTATGCCATGCGGGAACTTGGTTATGAGGTTTGGAGCGCTGCTAATATGGCGGTCATGCACTATGGCGGTCAATCGGTGGCAACCGCACATGGAAATGATAGGTATGTGTGGGAACGAATAGATACTGCGCGGTTGTATGAGCGCTGGGAAAAGGTGATATACAGTGATTAA
- a CDS encoding helix-turn-helix domain-containing protein, translating to MITISELCVFLGCDSRTVRRMMKDGRLPPPSPDLVHREHRWDRGALADYWEREGYGDWAAKLRGYCGQK from the coding sequence ATGATAACCATATCCGAGCTTTGTGTGTTTCTGGGCTGCGATAGTCGCACCGTGCGGCGGATGATGAAGGATGGCAGGCTGCCACCGCCCAGCCCTGACCTTGTGCATCGTGAGCATCGCTGGGATAGGGGGGCGTTGGCGGACTACTGGGAGCGGGAAGGCTATGGCGACTGGGCGGCAAAGCTCCGGGGATACTGCGGGCAAAAATAA
- a CDS encoding class I SAM-dependent methyltransferase, producing the protein MKYNLCLCNEVGGTTEEEQVALLNLVDNLKATEVLEIGTFRGHTAQAIAQNFPAVQVATVDLPPGLFPELPDIPCERPYYDIGKQRDVIVASNAKRFYHDSGLLNQAKLELFGWLGKFDLVFVDGGHSLAQVLNDSLVAVECVRSGGVIVWHDYGEPYLDTVCRVVNGLFAGAMQIPHTRLAWWRKP; encoded by the coding sequence ATGAAATATAACCTATGCCTTTGCAATGAGGTGGGCGGCACTACCGAGGAGGAGCAGGTTGCGCTCTTAAATCTGGTGGATAACCTAAAGGCAACCGAAGTGCTGGAGATTGGGACATTCCGGGGGCATACCGCGCAGGCAATAGCGCAGAACTTTCCGGCGGTGCAGGTAGCGACAGTGGACTTGCCGCCAGGGTTGTTTCCCGAATTGCCGGATATACCGTGTGAACGCCCCTATTACGATATAGGCAAGCAAAGAGATGTGATAGTGGCGTCCAATGCCAAGCGATTCTATCATGACAGTGGATTGCTTAATCAAGCCAAGCTGGAGTTATTCGGATGGCTTGGTAAGTTTGACCTGGTGTTTGTGGACGGCGGTCATTCGCTGGCGCAGGTGCTAAATGATAGCCTGGTGGCGGTGGAATGTGTGCGCAGTGGTGGTGTAATAGTGTGGCATGATTATGGCGAACCTTACCTTGACACAGTATGCCGCGTGGTCAACGGGCTATTTGCTGGCGCCATGCAAATCCCGCATACTCGGCTGGCGTGGTGGAGAAAACCATGA
- a CDS encoding class I SAM-dependent methyltransferase — protein sequence MINRQDVIDLAQAYPHDLGYIKELIHPRDEGKDFIVNGNTYRWYAALAALMAQEHPTCPIIEIGVRYGYSIGTMVAAASEARLAQGKPVPITALAIDNEQYITGSVRHWQRWMRANYPGTGYPHMHKRPHKLEFEAWICSVDGDHSYEGTLDDLAWAWVHTAPGGVIVVDDMNHKDVPGVRKAVESFIHAVKPEWYEIPSWRGTALIWRSV from the coding sequence GTGATTAATAGACAAGATGTGATTGATTTGGCGCAGGCATACCCGCATGATTTGGGGTATATCAAGGAGCTTATTCACCCCCGGGATGAAGGCAAGGACTTTATCGTCAATGGCAACACCTATCGCTGGTATGCAGCGCTGGCGGCATTGATGGCGCAGGAGCATCCAACCTGTCCAATCATAGAGATTGGCGTGCGTTACGGATACAGTATCGGCACAATGGTTGCGGCGGCATCAGAGGCGCGGCTGGCACAGGGCAAGCCGGTGCCTATCACGGCATTGGCGATTGACAATGAGCAGTATATAACGGGCAGCGTGCGGCATTGGCAGCGATGGATGCGGGCAAACTATCCCGGTACGGGATACCCACACATGCACAAGCGTCCGCACAAGCTGGAGTTTGAGGCATGGATATGCAGCGTGGATGGGGATCATAGTTATGAGGGGACGCTGGATGATTTAGCATGGGCATGGGTTCATACTGCGCCCGGCGGCGTAATAGTGGTGGATGATATGAACCATAAGGATGTGCCAGGTGTGCGCAAGGCGGTTGAATCGTTCATCCATGCAGTTAAACCCGAGTGGTATGAGATACCCAGTTGGCGGGGGACTGCCTTGATTTGGAGGTCAGTATGA